From one Mycolicibacterium sp. HK-90 genomic stretch:
- a CDS encoding class I adenylate-forming enzyme family protein: MSSPISTDFADGLAAGLNAYGDRPFIEFARKWYSGTEITRFIEQVADALQEAGVQPGEPVGVVVRNRVAHAAAILGFISSRRPVVMIYSYQSPSAIARDVENLALPAIVADLDDWTPELRGAVASAGSAGLVLSGDPLRVGVTTTRQPGSRHDPTLEQSGLHILTSGTTGPPKRIPVATNVLAHTVLSMTIGAGTEVVGPGTPPALVYWPFGSIGVCQLLAAPCSGKRMVLLEKFSVPEWVEAIKTYRITRAGVQPAILRMLLQADVPPDDLSSLEVLSGGSGPLEPELRAEFEGRYGIPLLWAYGATEFAGSVCSWTPELYRRYGADKPDSVGRPLPGVRVRVVDPDTGAQVPTGDVGLLEAIVEVIGPDWVRTTDLASIDDDGFVTLHGRGDGAINRGGFKILPETVRRVLISHPGVLDACVVGVPDARLGAVPFAAVELRRDAVPPAEAELKDLVREELPSHHVPVAVTIVDALPRNAALKVRPGDVAALYSP, translated from the coding sequence ATGTCGAGCCCGATCAGCACGGACTTCGCCGACGGTCTGGCCGCCGGGCTGAACGCCTACGGCGACCGGCCGTTCATCGAGTTCGCCCGAAAGTGGTATTCGGGCACCGAGATCACGCGGTTCATCGAACAGGTCGCGGACGCGCTGCAGGAGGCAGGGGTCCAGCCTGGCGAGCCGGTCGGGGTCGTGGTGCGTAACCGCGTGGCGCATGCCGCGGCGATCCTCGGGTTCATCTCGTCGCGCCGTCCGGTGGTGATGATCTACTCGTACCAATCCCCCTCGGCGATTGCCCGCGACGTCGAGAACCTGGCGCTGCCCGCGATTGTCGCCGATCTCGATGACTGGACACCCGAGCTGCGCGGCGCGGTGGCCTCCGCCGGCTCCGCCGGTCTCGTATTGTCCGGTGATCCTCTCCGGGTCGGCGTGACCACAACCCGGCAGCCCGGCAGCAGACACGACCCGACGCTGGAACAGTCCGGCCTGCACATCCTGACCAGTGGCACCACCGGCCCGCCCAAGCGAATCCCGGTCGCCACCAACGTGCTTGCCCATACCGTGCTGAGCATGACGATCGGTGCGGGCACCGAGGTAGTGGGTCCCGGCACACCGCCCGCGCTGGTGTACTGGCCGTTCGGCAGCATCGGGGTGTGCCAGTTGCTGGCCGCGCCGTGCTCCGGCAAGCGCATGGTGCTGCTGGAGAAGTTCAGCGTCCCCGAGTGGGTCGAGGCGATCAAGACCTACCGGATCACCCGCGCGGGTGTGCAGCCCGCGATCCTCCGGATGCTGCTGCAGGCCGACGTCCCGCCCGACGACCTGTCCTCGCTGGAGGTCCTGTCCGGCGGTTCAGGTCCGCTGGAGCCAGAACTGCGGGCCGAGTTCGAGGGACGCTACGGGATACCGCTGTTGTGGGCATACGGGGCAACCGAATTCGCCGGGTCGGTGTGCAGCTGGACACCGGAGCTGTACCGCCGCTACGGAGCGGACAAACCCGACAGCGTCGGCCGTCCGCTTCCCGGCGTGCGGGTACGCGTCGTCGACCCTGACACCGGGGCCCAGGTCCCCACCGGTGACGTCGGGCTGCTCGAAGCCATCGTCGAGGTCATCGGGCCGGACTGGGTACGTACCACCGACCTCGCCTCGATCGACGACGATGGATTCGTCACCCTGCACGGGCGCGGCGACGGCGCGATCAACCGCGGCGGGTTCAAGATCCTTCCGGAAACCGTTCGGCGGGTGCTGATCTCACATCCCGGCGTGCTCGATGCCTGTGTCGTGGGGGTTCCGGACGCGCGTCTCGGCGCGGTGCCGTTCGCCGCGGTCGAGCTTCGACGGGACGCTGTCCCACCCGCCGAAGCCGAACTGAAGGACCTGGTGCGCGAGGAGCTGCCGAGTCATCACGTGCCGGTGGCCGTCACGATCGTCGACGCACTCCCCCGCAACGCCGCCCTCAAGGTGCGGCCGGGAGACGTCGCGGCGCTCTACTCCCCTTAA
- a CDS encoding mycofactocin-coupled SDR family oxidoreductase, which translates to MTERLAGKVAFITGAARGQGRAHAVRMAKEGADIIAVDIAGPLPPSVPYDSATPEDLAETVRLVEATGKRIIATAADTRDHDALKTIVGKGVAEFGRLDVIVANAGITVPEPWNETTPESFRDVMDINVTGTWNTVMAGAQHIIDGGRGGSIILISSAAGIKMQPFMVHYTASKHAVAGMARAFAAELGKHKIRVNSLHPGAVNTPMGTGDMLAALNRANDTNPGLMQMVTPFLPDYIAEPEDIADAAIWLASDESRYVTASRVAVDLGSTQF; encoded by the coding sequence ATGACCGAGCGGCTCGCCGGAAAGGTCGCCTTCATCACCGGAGCTGCCCGCGGACAGGGACGCGCGCATGCGGTCCGGATGGCCAAAGAGGGTGCCGACATCATCGCCGTCGACATCGCCGGCCCACTGCCGCCGAGCGTGCCGTACGACTCGGCGACTCCCGAAGATCTGGCCGAGACCGTCCGCTTGGTGGAGGCCACCGGCAAGCGCATCATCGCCACCGCCGCCGACACGCGTGACCACGACGCCTTGAAGACGATCGTAGGCAAGGGCGTCGCCGAGTTCGGCCGGCTCGATGTCATCGTCGCCAACGCGGGCATCACGGTGCCCGAGCCCTGGAACGAGACCACCCCCGAATCCTTCCGCGACGTCATGGACATCAACGTCACCGGCACCTGGAACACGGTGATGGCCGGCGCCCAACACATCATCGACGGCGGCCGCGGCGGGTCGATCATCCTGATCAGCTCGGCTGCCGGCATCAAGATGCAACCGTTCATGGTGCACTACACGGCCAGCAAGCACGCCGTCGCCGGAATGGCCCGAGCCTTCGCGGCCGAATTGGGCAAGCACAAGATCCGGGTCAACAGCCTGCATCCGGGCGCGGTCAACACCCCGATGGGTACCGGCGACATGCTGGCCGCGCTCAACCGGGCCAACGACACCAACCCGGGCCTGATGCAGATGGTCACCCCGTTCCTGCCGGATTACATCGCCGAACCCGAGGACATCGCCGACGCGGCGATCTGGCTGGCGAGCGACGAGTCGCGATATGTCACCGCCAGCCGGGTCGCCGTCGATCTGGGCTCCACCCAGTTCTAG
- a CDS encoding acyl-CoA dehydrogenase family protein, with protein sequence MTTTAATTEVSDEDFAEILAQTRSFIRTAVVPRENEILATDKVPDDLREQAKNMGLFGYAIPQQWGGLGLNLAQDVELAMEFGYTSLALRSMFGTNNGIAGQVLVGFGTDEQKSRWLEGIASGDVVASFALTEPGAGSNPAGLRTKAVRDGGDWVINGQKRFITNAPNADLFVVFARTRPADENGAGIAVFLVPAETAGVEVGAKDAKMGQEGAWTADVNFTDVRVPNSALVGGSEDVGYRAAMTSLARGRVHIAALAVGSAQRALDESVAYAAAATQGGQPIGSFQLVQAMIADQQTGVMAGRALVRDAAAKWVSDEDRRIAPSAAKLFCTEMAGNVADLAVQIHGGTGYMREVPVERIYREVRLLRLYEGTSEIQRLIIGGGLVKAAQRQL encoded by the coding sequence GTGACCACCACCGCGGCCACCACCGAAGTCAGCGACGAGGACTTCGCCGAGATCCTGGCGCAGACCCGCAGCTTCATCCGCACCGCCGTGGTCCCCCGCGAGAACGAGATCCTGGCCACCGACAAGGTGCCCGACGATCTGCGCGAGCAGGCCAAGAACATGGGGCTGTTCGGCTACGCGATTCCCCAGCAGTGGGGCGGTCTCGGGCTCAATCTGGCCCAAGATGTCGAACTGGCAATGGAATTCGGCTACACCTCGCTGGCGTTGCGGTCGATGTTCGGTACCAACAACGGCATCGCCGGGCAGGTGCTGGTTGGTTTCGGCACCGACGAGCAGAAGTCCCGGTGGCTGGAGGGCATCGCTTCCGGCGACGTCGTCGCCTCGTTCGCACTGACCGAACCTGGCGCCGGATCCAACCCGGCGGGCTTGCGCACCAAGGCCGTTCGCGACGGGGGCGACTGGGTAATCAACGGCCAGAAGCGGTTCATCACCAACGCTCCGAATGCCGACCTGTTCGTGGTGTTCGCCCGCACGCGTCCCGCCGACGAAAACGGAGCGGGTATCGCGGTCTTTCTGGTGCCGGCCGAAACCGCCGGCGTCGAGGTCGGCGCCAAGGACGCCAAGATGGGTCAGGAAGGCGCGTGGACCGCCGACGTCAACTTCACCGACGTACGGGTACCGAACAGCGCACTCGTCGGCGGCAGCGAGGACGTCGGCTATCGGGCGGCGATGACCTCCCTGGCCCGCGGCCGGGTCCACATCGCGGCCCTCGCGGTGGGATCCGCCCAACGCGCGCTCGACGAGTCAGTGGCCTACGCCGCCGCCGCCACCCAGGGTGGCCAGCCGATCGGCAGCTTCCAACTGGTACAGGCGATGATCGCCGACCAGCAGACCGGGGTGATGGCCGGACGCGCGCTGGTGCGCGACGCCGCCGCCAAATGGGTGTCCGATGAAGATCGCCGTATCGCACCATCGGCGGCCAAGCTGTTCTGTACCGAAATGGCAGGCAACGTCGCCGATCTCGCAGTACAGATCCACGGCGGTACCGGTTACATGCGCGAGGTGCCCGTCGAGCGCATCTACCGGGAGGTCCGACTGCTGAGGCTGTACGAGGGCACCAGCGAGATCCAGCGACTCATCATCGGCGGCGGCCTGGTCAAGGCCGCGCAACGCCAACTCTGA
- a CDS encoding alpha/beta hydrolase, with product MTYTEFTFHSCGDRCSAWHFPANGDAFSGPAGRPVVVMAHGFGGTKDSGLAPFAERFSAAGLEVVAFDYRGFGASDGQPRQSVSVERQMADYGAALAAAQQLPGVDRSRVVLWGSSFSGSHVLRVAAQCADVAAVIGMTPLTSGLAASRAAVAHRDVASALRWTLAGVKSRVAVATGGSPTLMPLAAQPGEAGALALDGAYDSYHAIAGPTWRNEIDSAIGMELVQIRTGAAAKALKCPVLIQIADFDRFVPANSVMKTAVQARAQVHHYPCDHFDVWPGHDWFDTAADDQVTFLTAHL from the coding sequence GTGACCTACACCGAATTCACCTTCCACTCGTGTGGTGATCGCTGCAGCGCTTGGCATTTCCCCGCGAACGGTGACGCCTTCTCCGGCCCGGCCGGACGACCGGTGGTGGTGATGGCGCACGGGTTCGGCGGCACCAAGGATTCCGGTCTTGCCCCGTTCGCGGAGCGGTTCAGCGCAGCCGGCCTGGAAGTGGTGGCCTTCGACTACCGTGGCTTCGGAGCCTCCGATGGGCAACCGCGGCAGAGTGTTTCGGTCGAGCGGCAGATGGCCGACTATGGGGCGGCTCTCGCCGCAGCCCAACAACTGCCCGGTGTCGACCGATCGCGGGTCGTGCTGTGGGGCTCCTCGTTCTCGGGGAGCCATGTCCTGCGCGTGGCCGCGCAGTGTGCCGACGTGGCCGCTGTGATCGGCATGACCCCGTTGACCAGTGGCCTGGCCGCAAGCCGTGCCGCCGTGGCCCACCGCGATGTCGCCTCCGCACTGCGCTGGACGTTGGCGGGCGTGAAGAGCCGCGTCGCGGTGGCGACGGGCGGAAGCCCGACATTGATGCCGCTGGCGGCGCAGCCGGGGGAAGCCGGGGCGTTGGCTCTCGACGGTGCCTATGACAGCTATCACGCCATCGCCGGACCGACCTGGCGCAACGAGATCGATTCCGCCATCGGCATGGAACTGGTGCAGATCCGCACCGGCGCCGCCGCGAAGGCACTGAAATGCCCTGTGCTGATTCAGATCGCCGACTTCGATCGGTTCGTGCCGGCCAATTCGGTGATGAAGACGGCCGTGCAGGCCCGGGCTCAGGTGCACCACTACCCGTGCGACCACTTTGATGTCTGGCCGGGCCATGACTGGTTCGACACCGCTGCCGACGATCAGGTGACCTTCCTGACCGCTCACCTTTGA
- the fabG gene encoding 3-oxoacyl-ACP reductase FabG yields MIWPRWSPHGRKLGDQVSLLNGQTAVVTGGAQGLGLAIAKRFIGEGARVVLGDVNLEATEAAAQELGGPEVATAVRCDVTSAAEVEALVQAAVERFGGLDIMVNNAGITRDATLRKMTEEQFDQVIAVHLKGTWNGTKSAAAIMRENKRGAIVNMSSISGKVGLVGQTNYSAAKAGIVGMTKASAKELAHLGVRVNAIQPGLIRSAMTEAMPQRIWDQKLAEIPMGRAGEPDEVAKVALFLASDLSSYMTGTVLEVTGGRHV; encoded by the coding sequence ATGATCTGGCCCAGATGGAGCCCCCACGGTCGAAAGTTAGGTGATCAGGTGTCGTTGCTGAACGGTCAGACTGCAGTGGTGACAGGCGGTGCCCAGGGTCTGGGCCTGGCCATCGCAAAGCGCTTCATCGGCGAGGGCGCCCGGGTTGTGCTCGGCGACGTGAATCTGGAGGCCACCGAGGCGGCCGCCCAGGAACTCGGCGGACCAGAGGTGGCGACCGCGGTGCGCTGTGACGTGACCTCGGCCGCGGAGGTCGAGGCCCTCGTGCAGGCCGCCGTCGAGCGCTTCGGCGGGCTGGACATCATGGTGAACAACGCGGGCATCACCCGTGACGCCACCCTGCGCAAGATGACCGAGGAGCAGTTCGACCAGGTCATCGCGGTGCACCTGAAGGGCACCTGGAACGGCACCAAATCGGCCGCGGCGATCATGCGGGAGAACAAGCGCGGCGCGATCGTCAACATGTCCTCGATCTCGGGCAAGGTCGGCCTGGTCGGCCAGACCAACTACTCGGCGGCCAAGGCCGGCATCGTCGGCATGACCAAGGCCTCGGCCAAGGAGCTGGCACATCTCGGCGTGCGGGTCAACGCGATCCAGCCCGGGCTCATCCGATCGGCCATGACGGAAGCCATGCCACAACGGATTTGGGATCAGAAGCTGGCCGAGATCCCGATGGGCCGCGCCGGCGAACCCGACGAGGTGGCCAAGGTCGCGCTGTTCCTGGCCAGCGATCTGTCGTCGTACATGACCGGCACCGTGCTCGAGGTGACGGGCGGTCGGCACGTATGA